GCATAAGTTGTGAACGCCATTCGAGTCCCCGGAATCAGAAGCGGAAGCTCAAATTCAAACTGAGACAGATAGAGAAACCCTGTCACGAAGCTCACGACGATCGCCCATTGAATCGACAACTGTCGAAACAAATTAACCACGATCGGAACCCATGCAAGCAGTGCGGGAGCAGGAGGAATGATCATCGATGTTATGAGCTTTTCGTTCCAGGTATTGAGAGCTAATTTGTAAAGGAGCCTGAAAGCCTTGTTAATCAAGGATTTCCGAGAAACCGCTTTTCCTGGGCAAGCATGACCTCAAAGCCACACATGCCAAGAGTTTCAGGCTTCTTAAGATTTGCTTCATAAATTAGCTCTGAGACTCAGGGTTAAGGGTCAGAAGTTAAGAGTCAAGAGGTAAGTGCTGGAAAATCTACCCCAAAGATGGCTCGACCGGTCAGAAATAAAGCCAGAATAGCCAAAAAAACAAGCGTTAGTTTGAGGTCTTGTCCGATACAAAGCAGGCGCTCTTTCCAGAGTCCATAAAGGTTTGCCGCATAGATGGGGATGTTGCTGATTGGAACCGCAACCACTGCTCCAAAATCGCCTGCCAGATGAGCGCCCAAGGGAATTCCCAGAATTAGAAACAGAAAACTCAAAAACTTGCCGAATGCCGAATATTGAGATTGTCCCAGCGCCAGAAGGACAGGGCCCACTGTATTCGTCAGTGCCAGGGGCCAAATTCCTAAGGAGAGGACTGATAGCATCCACCCTGCCTGACGGTAGCGTTCGTCATACATGATGGAGATAATAATGTCTCCGGTGCTAATCAGCAGAGCAAGCAATATTCCAATTGCTGCCAATACCAATCCCCGGTTTTTGAGAATCTTGGCCCGCAGTTCAGTCCGCTCTAGATGAATCAGCTTGGCTAGAGACGGAAAGATCACCGTGCCGCCGACCTTTTCGATCAGCGTAGAGGGTAAAATTGCGATTCCCAGGGCAAGATTGTAAATCCCAAACATCGAGAGGGTGATGAGCTTTCCAAGCACCAATCGATCGGTCTGGGTCGCCAGAAAATGCATCGCGCTGGATGCAAAAATCCACTTGCCAAAGTTCAAGATTTCTCGAACGGCTGACTTATCCCAGGCAAACCTATTTAGCGGGCCAGGAATGCTCCAAATGTTCAGGATCAGCGTGATAACTGCAGAAATAACTCCCGCAGAGGCGATCGCCCAAATTGATGGACTCATCCAGGCCCAAATAATCAAGATAACACCCGAAACCACTTGAGCGCTGATTTCAAGGGTGGAAATATGCCGCATTGAAAGCTGGCGATTGAGCGTGATTCGCTTGGTCGGGTTGAACCCATCAATGACCAGAAAAAGCCCCATAAACGGTAGCAATAAGACCAGTTCAGGCTGTCCATAAAAACTGGCAACGGGCCACGCAATTAGCAAACTGCCTGCCCACAAAATGAACCCCCGAATCACCTGAATAGTCCAGGCTGTGTTTAGAAAATCGGGATCATCGCCGCGCTTGCTTTGAATAATGCTAGGAGCAACTCCTAAGTCCGAAAACAAAACTAGCGCACCCAAGAATACCCAGACCAAGCTGACTTTCCCGAACATTTCGGGGTTGAGCAGACGGGTCAGAATCAAGTTGCTGCCAATTCGCAGCGCCAGGGAAATGCCGTAGGTGAGGACAACCCAGGCCGTCCCGCGAATTGCCAACTGTTTAATAGATGCCATGACCCTGCCTAAACAACTTTGCTAATCCAAACCCGTCCAAATTCATCCACCAGTTTCGTCGCATTCCATCAGATACTGCTAGTTCGCTGCGATACAGTTGCCTGTTTGGATATGTGTTTCTAACAATAATTTGGAAATAACTTGAAAATAACTTGAGAGCCACTCCGAAAGTATTCTTAAAACGACTCTTAGAAGATTAAAAGGAAGAGTAGAAGATCTACTTTAAGCAGAAAAATCGATGTAAAAATCGGGGAGCGATCGCCCTCTAATCCCCCTTTAGCAGAGCTTGTAAAGTCTGCCGACTCAATTGGACTCAGACTCAATCAGACTCAAAATAACGCCAGTTTGCCAGTTGTTTCTTTTTGTATAGCTAACTTATATCGGTGAAGCTGGGGGCTTGTCAGTAATTTCACGGCCCTTCATCAAAACTTCATAAAATTCTGGATACCTTTTCTGAGGAAACCCGTAGTCCTTGCCAGTTCTGGATTTCATCGCTGTTGCCGAGCAGTTCTGTTTTTGGGCGATCGCCCAAAATTTACGGGATTAGGCGTAATGATACCGTTTGCCCCGGAACAGGTTTGGTATTATCTGTTTGCTTCGATTCACAGAACTTATTAAAGCCAGGTTAATGACAGGGCATCAGTCGCAAGGAGCGTGCCTTATGTCGGATTATCAGGAACGCATTTACGCCCGAAGTGGGGACTTTGCTATTGGGGTTAGGAATGAGTCTGGAGGAGAATCCAGAAATTTTTTAGGGCGTGTTTGGAACGCAGGTCTTGGGCTAGCAGGACTAGGACTGGGTTGCTGGATGGGGGCGATCGCCCTTGCGCTGCCATCCACCGCCCAGACCTTACCTGAATCTATGCCCTACGAACCTAGCGGACGGGTGCCCTCTCGTGCGGCGGCAGCGATTCCGGCAGAAGCAGCCAGCACCGAGTACACGCTGGGGGCGGGCGATCAGGTGCGGGTCGATGTTTTTGGTGTCGCCGATCTCAGCGGCACAACGTATACCCTGTTGTCCGACGGCTCCCTGACCTTGCCCTGGGTCGGAAAGGTGGTTTTGCAGGGATTGACGACCGAACAGGCTTCAGAAACCCTGGTGCAGCGCTATCGCCGCTATATCCACCGACCGTCAATTACCGTCAGCTTGGTCAGCCCGCGCCCAGTTCGCATCGGCGTGGTGGGCGAGGTAAATCGCCCCGGCGCATACACCACCGGGCAATCGGCGGGCGGCACAATCGAGGGTGATGGGGCAGCCGCTCCCATTCGCACCGTGACGCAGGCCATCCAGGCCGCAGGCGGCATCACTCAATTAGCCGATATCCGCAACATCGAGATTCGCCGGCCGCAGTTGGGAAATCGCCAGGAGGTGATTCGGGTTGACCTGTGGGCATTTTTGCAGGCGGGCGAACTGGATCAGGACATTCCCCTGCGAGATGGCGACACGCTGATCGTGCCGACAGTCAGCGCCCTCGACCCCCGCGAAGCCGTCCAGTTGGCTGCCGCAAACTTTTCGCCCGAAACGGTCAGAATTAACGTCGTTGGCGAAGTGAAGTCTCCCGGAACGCTGGCGCTACAGTCCAACACTTCGTTAAATCAGGCAATTCTGGCGGCGGGCGGGTTTGACCTGACTCGTGCCCGCACCAGCGAAGTGCAGTTAATCCGCATCAACCCAGATGGTTCGGCCGTCCGTCGAGAAATTCAGGTAGATCTCTCCGCCGAGGTCAACGAAGCCACTAATCCGGCCCTGAGAAACAACGACATTGTGGTGGTGGGTCGCTCTGGGCTGGCGCGAACCGGAGACTTTTTGAATACGCTATTGGGACCGATTAATCCGTTTGTGGGGGTGTTTAGCATCCTCCGAATTTTTGGCGGGAATTAGCTTGGTACAGGGTTCGATGGCGTTCCCAAACTGTGAGTGAGCGTGTGTGAGTGAGCGTGAATGAGAGTGTGGGGCGATCGCCCGTTCCTATTCTTTGAGTCGCATTCCTGTTGCATTGATAGCGTTCAGCAAGCTGTTCATGTTTTCTTCGTATTTTTATCCGTGTGTTGTGCCAGTCTTCTGTAACTCCTCCAATCGTCAGTTGAGTCAGGTATGAACCCAGAAAATCGTCACGAGCCGCTCCGCCTGGAGAGTAGTAACCAGCTGATCAGCCAGTTGCTCAGCCAAAATTCTGCTAGCGATGCCGATGAGTTTGCCCGCCTGATGCGAAAGGGGCTGAACATTGGTACGTATCGGCGCAGCATCTTCCGAAATTTCTGGCTAACGGCGAGCATTGTGGGGTTGGTCAGCAGTCTGGCTGCGTTGCGATATGCCACCACGCCCCCCACCTACTTGGGCGAGTTTCAGCTTTTGGTGGAGCCGCTGAATACACAGGCGCGGGTAGTCGATCCACTGGCAGT
The Thermoleptolyngbya sichuanensis A183 DNA segment above includes these coding regions:
- a CDS encoding oligosaccharide flippase family protein is translated as MASIKQLAIRGTAWVVLTYGISLALRIGSNLILTRLLNPEMFGKVSLVWVFLGALVLFSDLGVAPSIIQSKRGDDPDFLNTAWTIQVIRGFILWAGSLLIAWPVASFYGQPELVLLLPFMGLFLVIDGFNPTKRITLNRQLSMRHISTLEISAQVVSGVILIIWAWMSPSIWAIASAGVISAVITLILNIWSIPGPLNRFAWDKSAVREILNFGKWIFASSAMHFLATQTDRLVLGKLITLSMFGIYNLALGIAILPSTLIEKVGGTVIFPSLAKLIHLERTELRAKILKNRGLVLAAIGILLALLISTGDIIISIMYDERYRQAGWMLSVLSLGIWPLALTNTVGPVLLALGQSQYSAFGKFLSFLFLILGIPLGAHLAGDFGAVVAVPISNIPIYAANLYGLWKERLLCIGQDLKLTLVFLAILALFLTGRAIFGVDFPALTS
- a CDS encoding polysaccharide biosynthesis/export family protein yields the protein MPYEPSGRVPSRAAAAIPAEAASTEYTLGAGDQVRVDVFGVADLSGTTYTLLSDGSLTLPWVGKVVLQGLTTEQASETLVQRYRRYIHRPSITVSLVSPRPVRIGVVGEVNRPGAYTTGQSAGGTIEGDGAAAPIRTVTQAIQAAGGITQLADIRNIEIRRPQLGNRQEVIRVDLWAFLQAGELDQDIPLRDGDTLIVPTVSALDPREAVQLAAANFSPETVRINVVGEVKSPGTLALQSNTSLNQAILAAGGFDLTRARTSEVQLIRINPDGSAVRREIQVDLSAEVNEATNPALRNNDIVVVGRSGLARTGDFLNTLLGPINPFVGVFSILRIFGGN